A stretch of DNA from Pseudorca crassidens isolate mPseCra1 chromosome X, mPseCra1.hap1, whole genome shotgun sequence:
ggtCAGGTGATAATACTCATACCAGGCAAAACAGAATTAAAGGCCGAACACATTAAATAGGATAAGGACGGTTCCGCCTTGCCTTCCAATGCATGATCATCAATTTGTTTCGTACTCGCTTCATCTCTTCCATCTCCTCTGCTACCTTTATCATCTCCTCATTGCTTAAATTTCTGCCGTGTATGTCCCCTCTAAATTGCGGGCGGGAGCGAGCCAGCCTCTCTTTAAAGCTTCCCTCTTCTAGCTTATGTTTGCCCACTCCGCAAGGAGGCTGCTCCATGGGAGGGCGCTCCTCAAAAAGGTCCTTCCTAGACAGGCGTTCCTGAGGAGGGCGCTCCTCGGACACGAGCATCTCAGGAAGGAGCTCAGGAAGGAGTTCCTCAGGAAAGAACTCCTCCTCCGAGGATTGCTCCTCCGAAGACGGCTCCTCCGGAGACGACTTTTCGGGAGAGTGTTCCACAGGAGGCCGCTCCTCCTCCGCCTTGGGCGAGCTCTGTGGCTGCTCCTCAGGCTCTTGGCAGGCTTTTTCCATGTTCAGGATGGTCTTTTTTAAGCACGGTTATTCACAGGAGACAGGAAAGGCAAAGGCGAGTCAGAATACTCGCTGTCCGGACCAAAACCCCGCCCATGGGTTCCAGTACCTGCCTCTTCCCGAGTCTGGGCCCGGGTACTCCAACCTACGCTGGCCGAGGGTCTCTTCGGCCCCCGGGACCCCGCTGCGTCTGGTCGTTCCCCCCCGGCCTCCCCACACCTTGTCACCCCCTCCTTCCGAAAGCCCACCATTTTCCCGGCAGGCCTTGCCACAGAGGCCTCTCCCgctggggccggggcggggcgggctggCAGTGCCGCGGACCGGCTCCCTCAAGCGCCCTCCCTCTCACCCCATCCCGGCCCGCTGCCCAACCCTACCCCGACCTGGACCTCTCCCGGCGGCTGGCTCCTAGGCATCCTCTCCTCCAGGTGCCCCGCTGTGACCTGCGGAGCTGCAGACAGACAAGACAGGgtagggggcggggagaggggatGAGGGAGGGACTGACTCACACGTCCCTTTTACAGGCACCAGCTGCCT
This window harbors:
- the TCEAL1 gene encoding transcription elongation factor A protein-like 1 isoform X2, giving the protein MPRSQPPGEVQTILNMEKACQEPEEQPQSSPKAEEERPPVEHSPEKSSPEEPSSEEQSSEEEFFPEELLPELLPEMLVSEERPPQERLSRKDLFEERPPMEQPPCGVGKHKLEEGSFKERLARSRPQFRGDIHGRNLSNEEMIKVAEEMEEMKRVRNKLMIMHWKARRNRPYPI
- the TCEAL1 gene encoding transcription elongation factor A protein-like 1 isoform X1, producing MPRSQPPGEVQVGTILNMEKACQEPEEQPQSSPKAEEERPPVEHSPEKSSPEEPSSEEQSSEEEFFPEELLPELLPEMLVSEERPPQERLSRKDLFEERPPMEQPPCGVGKHKLEEGSFKERLARSRPQFRGDIHGRNLSNEEMIKVAEEMEEMKRVRNKLMIMHWKARRNRPYPI